A genomic segment from Candidatus Brocadia sinica JPN1 encodes:
- a CDS encoding Glu/Leu/Phe/Val family dehydrogenase, with amino-acid sequence MNANNILYETALKQFDTVADMLNIEDGIRGRMRNPKRSLIVSVPVKMDNGKTKVFKGYRVQHDITLGPSKGGIRYHPNVDLEEVSALAMLMTWKCALMHMPYGGAKGGVQCNPEEMSENELERMTRRYTTEIVQIIGPDKDIPAPDLYTNAQTMAWMMDTYSMQQGNTIPGVVTGKPLLLGGSLGRAEGTGRGVAYMVMEAARVLYKELRGLRVAIQGMGNVGSVAARLLYDQGCNIVAVSDVSGGAYNPKGILVPYLLHHIKEHRHVTGLREADSITNEELFELDCDVIVPAAIEGQITEKNADKVRAKIVVEGANGPTTPEADKVLQAKKVFLVPDILANAGGVTVSYFEWVQDIQYYFWSEEDIQKKLKDVMVGTFNRVLALSNKQGVDMRTAALMLGIGRVAEAKKMRGLYP; translated from the coding sequence ATGAATGCAAACAATATCCTTTATGAAACAGCACTCAAGCAATTTGATACCGTAGCAGATATGCTGAATATAGAAGATGGCATAAGGGGGCGTATGAGGAATCCAAAACGCTCCCTTATCGTTTCCGTGCCCGTTAAAATGGATAATGGTAAAACAAAGGTATTCAAAGGCTATCGGGTACAACATGATATTACGCTGGGCCCCTCCAAAGGTGGGATTCGGTACCATCCTAACGTCGACCTTGAAGAAGTTTCAGCCCTTGCCATGTTGATGACGTGGAAGTGCGCCCTCATGCACATGCCCTATGGGGGTGCCAAAGGCGGCGTTCAATGTAATCCGGAAGAAATGTCAGAAAACGAGCTGGAACGTATGACCCGGCGTTATACTACGGAAATCGTTCAGATTATAGGACCGGACAAGGATATTCCCGCCCCTGATCTTTATACCAACGCACAGACCATGGCCTGGATGATGGATACGTATAGCATGCAGCAAGGCAACACGATTCCCGGTGTCGTTACCGGTAAACCCTTATTGTTAGGCGGTTCGCTGGGAAGGGCGGAAGGAACAGGACGCGGGGTTGCCTATATGGTTATGGAGGCGGCACGGGTTTTATATAAAGAACTCCGCGGTTTGCGTGTGGCCATTCAGGGTATGGGAAATGTTGGTTCCGTGGCTGCACGCCTCCTGTACGATCAGGGCTGCAACATTGTAGCCGTAAGTGATGTTAGCGGTGGCGCATACAATCCGAAGGGTATTCTTGTTCCCTATCTTTTACATCATATTAAAGAGCATAGACATGTTACTGGTCTCAGGGAAGCAGATTCCATTACAAATGAAGAGCTTTTTGAACTGGATTGCGATGTCATTGTCCCTGCTGCCATAGAGGGACAGATTACCGAAAAAAATGCGGATAAGGTCAGGGCCAAAATTGTCGTTGAAGGCGCCAATGGTCCGACAACACCCGAGGCCGATAAGGTATTACAGGCAAAAAAAGTGTTTTTAGTGCCCGATATCCTTGCCAATGCAGGTGGTGTGACGGTTTCGTATTTTGAATGGGTGCAGGACATTCAGTATTATTTCTGGAGTGAAGAAGACATTCAGAAGAAATTAAAGGATGTCATGGTTGGTACATTCAACCGGGTGCTGGCACTTTCTAACAAGCAGGGTGTGGATATGAGAACCGCCGCATTAATGCTGGGCATAGGACGTGTGGCAGAAGCCAAGAAGATGCGTGGATTATACCCTTAA
- a CDS encoding ABC transporter ATP-binding protein has protein sequence MDSFAVRTEGLTKVYKDFWRRKSTSALTNLNLTIERGEIFGLLGPNGSGKTTTVKLLLGLLFPTSGKSWLLGYPSSDLQTKSKIGFLPEESYLYKFLNAEEILDFYAKLFDISKKERKRRIDVLLHDVGLGHYRKRPLNQYSKGMLRRIGLAQAIINDPELVILDEPTSGLDPIGSREMKDLILEFKRQGKTVVLCSHLLSDVQDICDRIAIFNKGVVQVMGSVKELLSQKDVVEFMVKNLSGNDIQAVAAFIKSRNGDVLSINHPSSTLEELFVNIIQHRS, from the coding sequence TTGGATAGTTTCGCAGTTAGAACAGAAGGACTTACTAAGGTCTACAAAGATTTCTGGAGACGCAAAAGTACCTCAGCCTTAACAAATCTTAATCTGACTATTGAGCGGGGAGAGATATTTGGATTACTTGGTCCGAATGGCTCAGGTAAGACTACCACCGTAAAATTATTGCTCGGCCTCCTCTTTCCCACCAGCGGTAAATCCTGGTTGTTGGGATATCCTTCAAGCGATTTACAGACGAAAAGCAAGATAGGTTTTTTACCAGAGGAATCGTATTTATATAAATTCCTCAATGCGGAAGAAATTCTGGATTTTTACGCAAAGCTCTTTGATATTTCCAAAAAAGAAAGAAAAAGACGGATTGATGTTTTGCTCCACGATGTGGGATTGGGACACTATCGCAAACGTCCGTTAAACCAATATTCAAAAGGGATGTTACGGAGAATTGGGCTGGCACAGGCCATTATCAATGACCCTGAGCTGGTGATACTGGATGAGCCCACAAGCGGGCTGGATCCCATTGGCAGCCGCGAGATGAAGGACCTTATTCTGGAATTTAAAAGGCAGGGAAAGACCGTTGTCCTCTGCTCGCACTTGTTGTCTGATGTGCAAGATATTTGCGACCGGATAGCCATCTTCAACAAGGGTGTTGTGCAGGTAATGGGTAGCGTGAAAGAATTGTTGTCTCAAAAAGACGTCGTAGAATTTATGGTGAAGAATCTTTCAGGCAATGACATCCAAGCAGTCGCAGCTTTTATTAAAAGCAGAAATGGTGATGTGTTATCTATCAACCACCCTTCCTCCACCTTGGAAGAGCTGTTTGTAAATATCATTCAACATCGCTCATAA
- the rpsU gene encoding 30S ribosomal protein S21: MAKIQITSDENIREALRRFKKMCDKEGIINQSKRIAYFEKPSERRRREESRRIKNIKRAQKLGISGLTSPVRTQKNTYSKYSSF; this comes from the coding sequence ATGGCGAAAATACAAATAACATCAGATGAAAATATACGAGAAGCATTGAGGCGATTTAAAAAAATGTGTGATAAAGAAGGTATCATTAATCAATCGAAGCGTATAGCCTATTTCGAAAAACCTTCGGAAAGAAGACGCCGCGAGGAAAGCCGAAGGATTAAAAATATTAAAAGGGCGCAAAAATTGGGCATTTCTGGTCTGACAAGTCCTGTACGTACTCAAAAGAACACGTATTCTAAATATTCATCATTTTAG
- the rnk gene encoding nucleoside diphosphate kinase regulator → MTERKIYITEFDKTRLEELIVVVEEFGGHDRRDIEALGKELSRAEIVLPKDVPPDVVTMNSKVVLRDIDTSEEMTCVLVFPKDANINAGAISILAPIGTAILGYAKGDVIEWPVPYGVRRISIEEILYQPEASGDFHR, encoded by the coding sequence ATGACGGAAAGAAAGATATACATTACCGAATTTGACAAAACACGACTTGAGGAACTCATCGTGGTGGTTGAAGAGTTCGGCGGCCATGACAGGAGGGATATAGAGGCTTTGGGAAAAGAACTGTCACGCGCAGAAATTGTGTTACCCAAAGACGTGCCGCCGGACGTGGTAACGATGAACTCGAAGGTCGTTCTTCGCGACATCGACACTTCCGAGGAAATGACCTGTGTTCTGGTTTTTCCCAAAGACGCCAATATCAATGCGGGCGCTATCTCGATTCTGGCGCCTATCGGCACAGCTATTCTAGGTTATGCCAAAGGAGATGTTATTGAGTGGCCAGTTCCGTATGGAGTACGCCGAATCAGCATCGAGGAGATTCTATACCAGCCCGAAGCATCTGGCGATTTTCATCGATAG
- a CDS encoding sodium-translocating pyrophosphatase: MNSLLRKCRPIFKNNRVSIVTILLMLAVLILGISKSGLFSHSAHAQNAVKSAEEKPVFELGESTQKERPLFELEAPARKVSEETSHTIPNLWWIAPIGALFALLYARKFYKEVMRAPEGNEKMISIAGHVREGAYAYLKQQYKVVGMFFIGAFLVLLLISFGLHAQSKVVPFAFLSSGFLSGLAGFLGMKTATSASSRTAEGARKSLNQGLQVAFRSGAVMGLIVVGMGLLDISIWFFVFRKFTNISLLDMAMMLPCFGIGASSQALFARVGGGIFTKAADVGADLVGKVEAGIPEDDPRNPATIADNVGDNVGDVAGMGADLYESYYNSMLACAALGVTAGLGIAGMVVPMILAGIGILLSIIGIYAVKTKEEASQKELLKALGKGINLSSILILITSAVVIKFMLPQNFGIWGSIVTGLIAGVIIGKGTEYYTSSNYSPTKGIAGQAKTGPATVIIDGIATGMMSTIIPVITISAAILLSYAFAGGFSNISLGLYGIAIAAVGMLSTLGLTLATDAYGPIADNAGGNAEMSGLEPYVRERTDALDALGNTTAATGKGFAIGSAALTAMALIASFVEQIKVGLERSGVHAIQIAGTSINLANAKLSDLMDYLDITLINPKVLIGLFIGGMSSFIFSAMTMKAVGRAAGSMVEEVRRQFREIAGIMEGTGKPDYAACVAISTKGAQREMFVPSLLALLVPIVSGLVLGVPGVVGLLAGSLTVGFLLAVFMANAGGAWDNAKKYIESGVLGGKGSPAHKAAVVGDTVGDPFKDTSGPSLNILLKLMSIVSVVFAGIIIKFSPKIGALLHLH; this comes from the coding sequence ATGAACAGTCTTTTGCGTAAGTGTAGACCTATTTTTAAAAATAACCGAGTTAGCATTGTAACGATACTCTTGATGCTAGCGGTCCTGATCTTGGGGATATCAAAATCGGGATTATTTTCCCACAGCGCTCACGCGCAGAATGCAGTAAAGAGCGCTGAGGAAAAGCCCGTGTTTGAACTTGGAGAATCCACTCAAAAAGAAAGACCTCTGTTCGAATTGGAAGCTCCGGCACGCAAGGTAAGTGAGGAAACATCGCATACAATACCCAACCTGTGGTGGATTGCGCCGATTGGCGCGCTGTTTGCCCTTTTATATGCACGGAAATTCTACAAAGAAGTCATGAGGGCGCCTGAGGGTAACGAGAAAATGATCTCGATAGCAGGTCATGTTAGGGAAGGCGCCTATGCCTATCTGAAACAACAATACAAGGTCGTAGGTATGTTCTTTATCGGCGCCTTTCTTGTCCTCCTTTTGATCTCCTTTGGATTGCATGCACAGTCCAAGGTAGTTCCTTTTGCATTCCTCTCCAGTGGTTTCTTATCCGGTCTTGCTGGTTTCCTGGGAATGAAGACAGCAACCAGCGCCAGTTCAAGGACGGCAGAAGGTGCAAGGAAATCCTTGAACCAAGGGTTGCAAGTCGCATTCAGAAGCGGCGCCGTCATGGGACTGATTGTGGTTGGTATGGGGCTGCTGGACATTTCCATATGGTTCTTTGTGTTCCGTAAATTCACAAATATCTCGTTGCTCGATATGGCCATGATGCTGCCGTGTTTTGGCATTGGTGCCAGTTCCCAGGCCTTATTTGCAAGGGTGGGCGGTGGAATATTCACAAAGGCTGCCGACGTGGGAGCCGATTTAGTGGGTAAAGTAGAGGCAGGCATACCTGAAGACGATCCAAGGAACCCTGCTACCATTGCTGATAACGTCGGTGATAACGTCGGTGACGTAGCGGGTATGGGTGCAGACTTGTATGAATCGTATTATAACTCCATGCTTGCCTGCGCGGCTCTTGGTGTAACTGCCGGTCTTGGTATTGCCGGAATGGTGGTCCCTATGATTTTGGCAGGGATAGGTATCTTACTTTCCATTATCGGTATCTATGCCGTTAAAACAAAGGAAGAGGCATCGCAGAAAGAGCTCCTGAAGGCATTGGGAAAGGGAATCAACCTTAGTTCAATCCTGATCTTGATTACCTCAGCCGTTGTTATCAAGTTCATGCTGCCTCAAAATTTTGGCATCTGGGGTTCAATCGTGACAGGATTGATAGCGGGTGTTATTATCGGTAAGGGTACAGAATACTATACATCTTCCAATTATTCACCGACAAAGGGTATTGCCGGACAGGCAAAGACGGGTCCCGCAACGGTGATTATTGATGGTATTGCCACGGGCATGATGTCTACGATTATACCCGTCATTACTATTTCTGCAGCAATCTTGTTAAGTTACGCATTTGCAGGTGGTTTTTCAAATATTTCACTCGGTCTTTACGGAATTGCCATTGCGGCAGTCGGTATGCTTTCCACATTGGGGTTAACACTGGCAACGGATGCCTACGGACCCATTGCGGATAATGCCGGCGGTAACGCGGAAATGAGTGGTCTTGAGCCCTACGTCAGGGAAAGAACAGATGCACTCGATGCTTTGGGGAATACAACTGCAGCGACAGGAAAGGGTTTTGCCATTGGTTCCGCTGCATTAACCGCCATGGCGCTGATAGCTTCTTTCGTTGAGCAAATAAAAGTAGGGTTAGAGAGGTCAGGGGTACACGCTATCCAGATTGCCGGTACTTCTATCAATCTGGCCAATGCAAAATTATCTGATCTCATGGACTACCTGGATATTACTTTAATTAACCCAAAGGTGCTTATCGGTTTGTTTATTGGTGGTATGTCATCGTTTATTTTCAGCGCTATGACAATGAAGGCGGTAGGCCGCGCTGCTGGAAGTATGGTGGAAGAAGTCAGAAGACAATTCAGAGAAATCGCAGGGATTATGGAAGGAACGGGAAAACCAGATTATGCCGCCTGTGTGGCAATCAGCACCAAGGGAGCGCAGCGTGAGATGTTCGTCCCTTCTCTCCTGGCCTTGCTGGTACCTATTGTTTCCGGTTTGGTATTGGGCGTGCCCGGTGTGGTAGGACTTTTGGCGGGAAGCTTGACGGTAGGTTTCTTGCTGGCAGTTTTTATGGCAAACGCAGGCGGAGCCTGGGATAATGCGAAAAAGTACATTGAAAGTGGCGTATTAGGTGGAAAGGGTTCGCCTGCACATAAGGCGGCTGTCGTTGGTGATACGGTGGGAGACCCATTCAAAGATACATCCGGCCCTTCTTTGAATATCCTGTTGAAACTTATGTCAATTGTATCGGTCGTCTTTGCTGGAATTATCATTAAATTTTCACCCAAGATAGGTGCCCTTTTGCACCTTCACTAA
- the rsfS gene encoding ribosome silencing factor gives MAILCARIADDKKAEDILIFDVHGLTFVTDFFVICSGFNKRQLQSVANEIELKLHSYGIHWVGIEGYSEARWILMDYGDVVVHLFDRDMRHFYDLELLWGDARKLPWKDNT, from the coding sequence ATTGCAATCCTGTGCGCGAGAATTGCCGACGACAAGAAAGCTGAAGATATTTTGATATTTGATGTGCATGGGTTAACTTTTGTTACGGATTTCTTTGTTATTTGCAGCGGCTTCAATAAGCGGCAATTACAGAGCGTTGCTAATGAAATAGAGCTAAAGTTACATAGCTATGGTATCCATTGGGTAGGTATCGAAGGATACTCGGAGGCCCGATGGATACTCATGGACTATGGTGATGTGGTCGTGCATCTTTTTGACAGAGATATGCGCCATTTTTACGATTTGGAACTCTTGTGGGGCGATGCGCGAAAGTTACCGTGGAAAGACAATACCTAA
- a CDS encoding amino acid permease produces MEFKTALTRRLKTLIIGDARSPHDRTIFHKLSLIAFFAWVGLGADGLSSSCYGPEEAFRALQGHSYLSVFVALGSVLTIFVISASYSQIVELFPSGGGGYLVASKLLSPTLGMFSGCALIVDYVLTIAVSIASGTDAVFSFLPVEWHAYKQQFAIAGIMILTILNLRGVKEAVAPLVPIFLIFVITHAFVIVYVPVTHLTNVQEVVKTTMSDVHTVSSKIGLAGMFLLILRAYSMGAGTFTGIEAVSNGLPILREPRVRTAKRTMRYMAISLSVMVLGLMFSYLLYKVEPQSGKTLNAVLFEHVTGNWGDRSKTWFVIVTLVSEAMLLLVAAQAGFLDGPRVIANMALDRWFPTRFAVLSDRLVTKNGVLFMGIAALILMLVTRGSIQILIVRAKDKSSALKEMMEILLKARRISDPGTVLKTLWEHETIDTTGIGQGVAFPHASIEGLKEPVALLAISQRGVDFKAKDGHPVHLFFLFLTPVKETTLHLQILSRAAAIFTDKSLYYSLRKAKTPQAALSLLLHHEKGGKEVFFPHSIGEIYKELETSPSGLSEDEAKRRLERYGRNALKELKGKPLFLRFMENLYNLLAILLWVGGALAFVADMPELGWAIFAVILINAVFSFWQEYKAERALEALKKLLPRKATVLRDGKEREISAEELVPGDIIFLEEGDSISAG; encoded by the coding sequence ATGGAATTCAAAACAGCATTAACCCGACGGTTGAAAACCCTGATCATAGGTGACGCCCGTAGCCCTCACGATCGTACAATTTTTCATAAGCTATCACTGATAGCGTTTTTTGCATGGGTTGGATTAGGAGCAGATGGCCTCTCCTCTTCCTGCTATGGTCCCGAGGAAGCCTTTCGGGCATTACAGGGACATTCTTATCTGAGTGTCTTTGTGGCTTTGGGTTCGGTGCTGACAATTTTTGTGATCAGCGCCAGTTACTCGCAGATCGTCGAGCTCTTCCCATCAGGTGGCGGTGGGTATCTCGTTGCCAGCAAGTTGCTATCCCCTACTTTAGGAATGTTTTCTGGCTGTGCACTCATTGTAGACTATGTACTTACAATCGCAGTTTCTATTGCGAGTGGCACTGACGCCGTTTTCAGCTTTCTTCCTGTAGAATGGCATGCATACAAACAGCAGTTTGCTATTGCCGGTATTATGATCCTTACCATATTGAACCTGCGAGGGGTGAAAGAAGCGGTTGCCCCTTTGGTGCCGATATTCTTGATATTTGTCATCACTCATGCGTTTGTAATCGTCTATGTGCCGGTCACGCATTTGACAAATGTTCAAGAAGTAGTAAAAACAACGATGTCTGACGTTCACACGGTAAGTTCCAAGATTGGGCTCGCAGGAATGTTTTTACTGATTTTACGTGCATATAGCATGGGTGCCGGAACATTTACGGGAATAGAGGCTGTCAGCAACGGACTTCCCATACTTCGGGAGCCACGGGTGAGGACTGCTAAACGCACCATGCGCTATATGGCAATTTCATTATCCGTCATGGTGTTGGGATTAATGTTTTCATATCTTCTTTACAAGGTTGAACCGCAATCTGGAAAAACCCTGAATGCAGTTCTCTTTGAACATGTCACAGGAAATTGGGGAGATAGGTCGAAGACCTGGTTTGTGATTGTGACGCTCGTTTCCGAAGCAATGCTACTTTTAGTTGCAGCACAGGCGGGTTTTTTGGATGGTCCAAGGGTAATAGCAAATATGGCTCTCGACCGCTGGTTTCCAACGCGGTTCGCCGTACTCAGTGATCGTTTAGTGACGAAGAACGGGGTCTTATTCATGGGGATTGCGGCATTAATATTGATGCTTGTCACACGGGGCTCCATTCAAATTCTTATCGTGAGGGCAAAGGACAAGAGCAGCGCATTGAAAGAGATGATGGAGATCCTTCTCAAGGCTAGGAGGATCAGCGACCCCGGCACGGTTCTGAAGACCCTTTGGGAACACGAAACAATTGATACAACGGGCATTGGCCAGGGAGTTGCCTTTCCTCATGCAAGTATCGAAGGACTGAAAGAACCGGTTGCCTTGCTTGCCATCTCACAACGGGGTGTCGATTTCAAGGCAAAAGACGGACACCCTGTCCATCTATTCTTTCTCTTTTTAACTCCGGTAAAAGAAACAACACTCCACCTCCAAATCCTTTCGCGGGCGGCAGCAATCTTTACAGACAAATCCCTTTATTATTCTCTTCGAAAGGCAAAGACGCCTCAGGCTGCCTTAAGCCTCCTCCTGCACCATGAAAAAGGCGGAAAGGAGGTCTTCTTTCCGCACTCAATAGGTGAAATATACAAGGAACTCGAAACAAGCCCTTCGGGACTATCTGAAGATGAGGCAAAAAGGAGGCTCGAGAGATACGGCCGAAACGCCCTCAAAGAGCTAAAGGGCAAGCCCCTCTTCCTGAGATTTATGGAAAATTTGTACAATCTCCTTGCCATTCTCCTGTGGGTCGGTGGAGCCCTTGCCTTTGTAGCCGATATGCCTGAATTGGGATGGGCCATATTTGCCGTAATCCTCATTAATGCCGTTTTCAGTTTCTGGCAGGAATATAAGGCAGAGCGGGCCCTTGAGGCTCTAAAGAAATTACTGCCCCGGAAGGCAACAGTTTTAAGGGATGGCAAGGAAAGGGAGATATCTGCTGAGGAGCTTGTCCCGGGCGACATCATTTTCCTGGAAGAGGGCGACAGCATATCGGCAGGATAG
- a CDS encoding ABC transporter permease, with protein sequence MMILTIASHTFREAIRKKTLHILTGLCVLIMAVLLVVPTTDEPDARIKMMLVVFFQVVMLLSILGVIFLSATSLPHEIEDRTIYGILSKPISRLKIIVGKIAGFASLSAFLLIILSLLNMVTIQRIASKLPEEYKGILKARKEFKASQFSIKGKPHHTREGILWVGGGRTGIASWSFSDLCKKPENKSTFEIELKLKIECGRGFIDAVPLVVGTENTISGRCKTQVLSAKVDKPLTVKLDPEILQENGAVNVTVFPVHMTDYIGARHDDVTVFSTQKGFVSNYVKAVAITFLKFLLIVIIAVMGSTYLSAPVSIVSALVVFLCGHILGFIKDFSLLMQHQDVHNHGLPSVLKKPNILFLYMDYLMKKPLEWISFILPDFKRFDSLKFLLKGVNIPLETVGYSLGYTAIYASICLFISAIIFKKREFF encoded by the coding sequence ATGATGATACTAACCATTGCCAGTCATACCTTTCGAGAGGCAATCCGGAAAAAAACACTACACATACTGACCGGGCTTTGTGTCCTCATTATGGCCGTTTTACTTGTAGTCCCAACGACAGATGAGCCTGATGCCAGGATAAAAATGATGTTGGTAGTGTTTTTTCAGGTAGTGATGCTGTTGAGTATCCTGGGAGTGATTTTCCTCTCTGCCACATCGTTACCGCACGAAATAGAAGACAGGACAATTTATGGCATTTTATCAAAACCCATATCGAGACTGAAAATTATTGTGGGTAAAATCGCTGGTTTCGCCTCATTATCCGCCTTCTTATTAATAATTTTGAGCCTGTTGAACATGGTAACCATTCAACGGATTGCATCAAAATTACCGGAAGAATATAAAGGTATATTAAAGGCGAGAAAAGAGTTTAAGGCATCGCAGTTCTCCATCAAAGGCAAACCTCACCATACCCGTGAGGGAATTCTATGGGTTGGGGGGGGGAGAACCGGAATTGCATCCTGGAGTTTTTCTGATTTATGCAAAAAGCCCGAGAATAAATCTACCTTTGAAATAGAGTTAAAACTGAAGATTGAGTGTGGCAGGGGGTTTATTGACGCGGTACCGCTAGTTGTAGGGACAGAAAATACTATTTCTGGCCGATGTAAAACTCAGGTTTTATCGGCAAAGGTAGATAAACCGTTAACCGTAAAGCTGGATCCTGAAATTTTGCAGGAGAATGGCGCCGTAAATGTCACCGTCTTCCCCGTACACATGACCGATTATATCGGTGCAAGACACGATGATGTTACGGTATTCTCCACACAAAAAGGTTTTGTATCTAATTATGTAAAGGCCGTTGCGATAACCTTTTTAAAATTTTTGCTAATCGTAATTATTGCAGTGATGGGTTCTACCTATCTCTCTGCGCCTGTGAGTATCGTTTCTGCCCTGGTTGTTTTCCTGTGCGGGCATATCCTAGGATTCATCAAAGATTTCTCTTTGCTGATGCAACACCAGGATGTACATAACCATGGCCTGCCGTCGGTGTTAAAAAAACCAAATATCCTTTTCTTATATATGGATTACCTTATGAAAAAACCTTTGGAATGGATTTCTTTTATTTTACCGGATTTTAAAAGATTCGACAGTTTGAAATTTCTCCTGAAAGGCGTAAACATCCCTTTAGAAACCGTTGGATATTCTTTAGGATATACTGCCATTTATGCAAGCATCTGCCTCTTTATATCCGCCATAATATTTAAAAAGAGAGAGTTTTTTTAA
- a CDS encoding zinc ribbon domain-containing protein yields the protein MSDNTITEKDDRVCPNTNCQYDNHVKGANFCILCGTLLYHRCENCLDVNPRYARFCYYCGSSLSEVKPSVQYEADFGENFGTQQRR from the coding sequence ATGTCCGACAATACAATTACAGAAAAGGATGACAGGGTATGCCCTAACACAAATTGTCAATATGATAATCATGTAAAAGGCGCAAATTTCTGCATCCTGTGTGGTACGCTTTTATACCATAGGTGTGAAAATTGTCTCGATGTGAACCCACGATACGCGAGATTTTGTTACTATTGCGGAAGCAGTCTGTCGGAAGTCAAGCCATCTGTGCAATATGAGGCAGATTTTGGCGAAAATTTCGGTACACAACAACGGCGGTAG
- the trpD gene encoding anthranilate phosphoribosyltransferase yields MPIKEAISKLVNKQNLSTEESLTAMTQIMEGNATDAQIASFITALRMKGETVEEITGCTIAMRKKVVKIKVGDNTVVDTCGTGGDAKNTFNISTAAAFVVAGAGLKVAKHGNKASSGQCGSADVLKRLGVNIEADVKVVEKCIEVANIGFLYAPLLHQAMKYATGPRKEIGIRTIFNIIGPLANPAGATHRILGVYSEHMTLIMTEALKMLGDQHAFVVHGLDGLDEITTTDKTKVCELTGNTIKSYYLNPEDFGIKKSKLSDLTVNTPDESAMAIREVLDGIRSPKRDVVLLNAAAAIIAGGLAEDFKEGLVIAAQSIDTGNAKSALKKLMEISWQSP; encoded by the coding sequence ATGCCTATAAAAGAAGCCATATCCAAGTTAGTAAATAAACAAAATCTCAGTACTGAAGAAAGTCTGACTGCAATGACACAAATAATGGAAGGGAATGCCACTGATGCACAGATTGCCTCTTTTATCACCGCCTTGCGCATGAAGGGTGAAACTGTTGAAGAAATTACCGGATGCACCATTGCCATGCGAAAAAAGGTTGTCAAGATAAAGGTTGGTGACAATACTGTAGTCGATACCTGCGGAACAGGGGGAGACGCTAAAAACACATTCAATATCTCAACAGCAGCCGCCTTTGTCGTTGCAGGCGCCGGCCTGAAAGTAGCCAAGCACGGCAACAAAGCATCCTCCGGCCAATGCGGAAGTGCAGATGTACTGAAACGGTTAGGCGTTAATATTGAAGCAGATGTCAAGGTTGTAGAAAAATGCATTGAGGTGGCCAATATTGGATTCCTCTACGCTCCTCTATTACATCAGGCAATGAAATATGCTACCGGTCCCCGAAAAGAAATTGGAATTCGTACCATATTCAACATCATTGGCCCTTTAGCTAATCCTGCCGGAGCCACCCACCGGATCCTTGGTGTATATAGCGAACACATGACCCTCATTATGACAGAGGCATTGAAAATGCTTGGGGATCAACATGCATTTGTTGTGCATGGATTGGACGGTTTGGATGAAATCACAACAACAGACAAAACGAAAGTTTGTGAGCTCACCGGGAATACCATAAAAAGTTATTATTTAAATCCGGAAGACTTTGGCATAAAAAAGTCTAAGCTATCGGATCTGACAGTAAATACGCCCGACGAAAGCGCCATGGCGATCAGAGAAGTACTGGATGGTATTCGCAGTCCAAAAAGGGATGTGGTGCTTTTGAACGCAGCGGCTGCAATCATTGCAGGAGGATTGGCAGAAGATTTCAAGGAAGGGCTGGTAATCGCCGCACAATCTATCGACACTGGTAATGCAAAAAGCGCACTAAAGAAGTTAATGGAAATCAGTTGGCAATCCCCATAA